The Emys orbicularis isolate rEmyOrb1 chromosome 4, rEmyOrb1.hap1, whole genome shotgun sequence genomic sequence TGAATGGAGCAAAAGGTAAGAGGGCCCTCACAGGAAATATCCTTCCACCAACACCCGGTATACCAAGAGGACTCATCTCAGGCACTCTTGCAGATCTCAACTGTATGAAGAGAGACATGGTCTCTCGGATAGGATGTTCTTAAAATACTTATTGCTTTACAGAGCAATACCAAGAACTTTCATTTCATCTGGACTCCATAATCAACCCATCTGGATCACAAAGTATTGGTTGAATATGCATGTGAGAAGACATCTCACTCACCAAGCAAGCTGCCACATTGTGCACTTGCTTTTGTTTCTGAATGCCTTTAAGGTGTAGTCGCAGGTAATCCAGTCTTGCTTTGACAAAGGCATCCTCTAAACTGGTGAGGTCCATGTTGGAAAGGTAAGGCTGTAGCCTCCTAGCCAGTAAAAAGCCATCTTTACTGCTGCTGAAAGCTGATCATTCAGTGATAACCAGAAATCTAATGAGAATCCAGGTTGGGAACATGTACATCCATTGCATATATCACACCTCTCCAGCTGGTGTTACTTTTACCATATCTGCTTTCCCCACATCGCCCCAATCTAGATGCATTGAGCCTCAGCCAGTTTGCTCTCCTCCATGCCCTATATTTAACTCCACTGTCTGGGTCAAATAAGAGAGAAACACAAAGCTGGGTGACATCAGTATGTCAAACACTGCAATCCATGCTTCTTCACTAACCCTCCTTGTACCTTTTTGTATATAAAGTTGACCAAGAGAATGCCTCACGAGTGTCAGGTCACAGTAGTAATTATCCAACAGTTCCAGCTGAGAGAACTCTGAGAGGCTTTGTGTTTATTGCTCAAACAGCAACATCAGATCCACAAGTATGTCATTGATGCCTTGTGATCAGCAGTACTGTAAGCACTTGTTCAATCTGGTATCAGAAAGCTATTTGATCATCATCCATGGCTGAGAGATCCTCCATCAACACAACAAGAGCAGTCTCTGCACCATACCCAAGATGGGACTCAGAATGAACTGTCAAGGAAATCTGAGGCATCTAGATGTGGTGTTGGGACAACTCTCACAACTTTTTGATCTTTATCGCAAAGGGAAGACTCAATGCAAGGTGGCAATGGTCCAGACTGTCATCTTAAAATGATGTAATTTTGAAAAGACTGTACCAAGGCCTCTAAGTGTGTATCTGGCAGCTTTTCTCTTATTGTAGGAAGCAAGGTCGGTTTCCTGCAGCACTGAGCCCAGCACTTCCCCACTGGCCTTTGCCAACCTGGAAGGACGTAGTTCTCTTAACCCTCCAGTACCTCAGAGCGGAGCGCCACTGGCCAAAAAAGTGATTACTTGATACTTGAGTCCATGGCCTCACAGTATGTTCCAAATAGCTTCTTTAGAGTGCAATGATTAGAGGGTTGACAGGAACACTGACACGCCATCTTGCATAGGGCAGTTTTGAGAAACATATTGTGTGAACACAGGCACATGGACTTAAGATATGTCTGTActtagagtacagacactgcacaccCAGGTAGCATGGTTataagtagcagtgtagatggtgatgCACAGCTTACCAGAGTAGAGTACTCGACATACCTGAACCCCTACACAGGCTCTCTCCACACCTAAGCAATGCCTCCCATGTCtatactgttatttttagcagtgtCGTGTCCAGCTGCTTCCCCATCTCGGCTTCATTTGCTGTTCTTGATCCTTCAATGAAGGACTATGGTTGTGACTTCACTGCAGGAAAAGAGGGGctctgagggagggaggaaataaTGTGGTTGGCAGACATGCTAAAATGTGATGTGAAAGGTCTGAATGGATTTATATTGAGTATGATGTATCTGAGACCTGTCCCTAATACAAAAGTCTCTACTTTTTATAGGGCGAGGTCCTGATCTCATTGCAGGGAACAGTTGCCTTTAGCTTCAAGAAGAGCAGACTTCAGCCCATAGTGCTCAAAGTTTGGTAGGAATGTTACAGAACAAACAAGACATAGTCCATGCCCCAGAGGCTTGCAGTCTTACTTAGGACAACTTGGGGGTAGGGAGGAAAAGGAAGGAAGAGTGTTATAATAACTTATATGCATGTCTTGGTGGTActgctatttcttttatttctacaCTGGAGCATGCATTCCAACAGCGACATGGGCTTGGAATAAAGTCAGAGGACTGAGCATGAGGAAGGGGAGGGTAGGAATAATGTGGGAAAGTGAGGAGTGAAAGCAGTAGGGCTAGGATTAGGACTGATGTCATTGGCAGCAAAGAAGAGATGCAGGGGAACTGAGGGCTTGCtagaacaggaagtgaaggaaGAGACTGGTAAAGTGATGGGATGGTAAGAGGTGGAATTAATGAGAGCAGAGAAGGGAAAGGTaatggaggaggaggggtgggaggagtggaGCTAGGAGGAGGTAAGGGTCAAGGAAGATAAAGGTCAAAGATTTTGGTGACGTGAACGGGTGGGGCAGTACAGATGTCACTGGtaaaacaaaggagaaaaggATGATAATGGAATGGAGGCTGCAGGTTCAGGCAGTGTGGAGCAGCAGTTACATGATCTGTTTAAATCCAGCTCCAGTTGCTCTGGACCTTGTTGGAGTCAGGTCCCCTGCCAACTGCTAAAACTCAGGCTGTTTGGAGCAGGAAGCAGTAGAGTTATGTAAATCTATCTCCTTGGACTCCTGTGGATGTATTAGGAGCTGAATTTGACTTCAGTGTTGGAATCAGAATCCGAATACTAAAGGATTGGGTGGTTTGACCTAAAAGTTGCAGTACTTAAACCAGATTATCATGAGGTTATGGTTCAGGGATTTATAACTGTTTTGACCTAACAATAATCTTGAAAAGTCACACTTATTTCAGAACATCAAATGTACAAAGAGAAAGTTTATTACTTAGTAACTggcttctttcctctctctctcaggatATATGCTGAAGTGTTACAACTGTCCACTTACTGCTCTGCCATGTAAGACCAATATTACCTGCCCAAGTGACACTGATTCTTGCCTATGGATTAAAAGTGGTATGTTTACACTCCCAAATGTGGTAGacttaaaataaatacagtacatTATATTCATTCAATTTTAATGATCCCAGTGTAATCAAATAGGTTTTATTTCTACAGTCTGTATGAATGTCCATCTGAAGTACACTCTTACTGAAGTCCTTGTTGGTTCCTTCAGCTTTATGTAGGATTGTGTGCATTAATACAGTTTGAACTGTTATAACTATGGATGTTCCAACACAACTGTGGGGACATAGTTTTATGGTTTAAAAAGAGATTCTATTGTGCAGTTAAGCATCCAACAGACTGCTCTGTTGAATGACTGGTGGACGTGTGGGGAAACTTGTAAAAGGAGGAAATCTCACTGccagctgggaggccagcactcTCCAGTTCACTGACTTAGGATTGGGGTATATGTTGCTTCTTTATGCCAAGTGGTATATGCCTGAGAAGTACACAGAACTTTCATTTTCACTGCAGTCCAATTTGGAAACTGAATTGTAGGCTTCTACTCTATGCCTGCCAGCATTGTCCCCTGCTTTGCATTCCAGCTAGAGATGAGTGCAAACCAGCATTCTAGGAACTAGGACCTAAATTTCATAGCTGATCCCATTTGGCCAGGTTGGGCACTGGAAGGCCATCTCCACCCTTTGCTGGTCTTATATTATAATATGTAAGAGCCGCTTGCCTGCAGATTGCAGTGCTTGGGATGAGAGATGAGCCAGAGCCACAAAACTCAGggggtttgtgtatgtgtgtgtgtgtgtgtgtggtgtctgTTATGACCATCTATTGAAATAAGTCCACCTGTGAAATTCAGATTCTTAGATAAGAAGTTCTGATTTGGATTCATCTCTACCTGCTATGTCCCAAACAGCTCACAAGAGCATTCTGTTGTAACAAAAACCAAGGCGGGGAAATCCCCGTGAATATCTAATGTATCCTTGAATACCCTTGTGAAACAGTTTTCTCTACAGGGAAGCTAGTAATTTTTGCAtaacttcttcctttttttttttttttttttaaggtgaaagGACGCTCTCTAATTGCTATAAATATTCCAACTGCGACATGAACCAAATTAAAGAGAAATACAAGTTTGACAACTTAAATTTCAAATGTTGCCAAAAAGATCTGTGTAACAGGAGTCAAACCACAATGATTAGTACAGCAGTCTTCAGCATTGCTACCGTGATGACCATGATCTGGATACTCTGCTTTTaagatggaggggaaaaaagataattttgttttcttaaataccTACTGATTTATAAATCATACATATAAACATGCTGTCTATTGTATACAATTTTTGCGCCTAGAGCAGTTGTGTTTGAGAAAGCAGACTTTAGAAAAAAACACTGTTTTTGGAAAAGCTATATGTTAAAATGTAGGGAAAGTACACCTGCAGTGGTAGATAACTGCAGATTCTTGATAGAAGTTATAATTATGTGTTATCTGGAGTAAATTCTTTCCCTTGCTTACAGTGAGTTTCACATCTCTGATCTGATTTGAGTTTGTCCTTTGCACTCCAGTTGTGGTAATGTTACATAGCCTTTCAAAGGTGTAAGCCATTTTTTAAAGTCAGACTGTTGTTTGTGAAACTGTTAGGAGTTGGTCTTGCCCAGCagcttttcctttattttcttatGTAATTGTTTCTGCTTGAAAATATGTTTAACAAATGCACCTAACTCCCCATATCAGGTCATGATTGCTTTTTTGTATAACAC encodes the following:
- the LOC135877502 gene encoding CD59 glycoprotein-like — encoded protein: MNGNKTNCVLLTGFIILAVFCSSGYMLKCYNCPLTALPCKTNITCPSDTDSCLWIKSGERTLSNCYKYSNCDMNQIKEKYKFDNLNFKCCQKDLCNRSQTTMISTAVFSIATVMTMIWILCF